One genomic segment of Chromatiaceae bacterium includes these proteins:
- a CDS encoding GMC family oxidoreductase, giving the protein MSLASIEALTGTPALDTDVCIVGAGPAGIALALRLDALQIRSVVLESGRADDDSDTQALYRTDTDGIPYSGELTRRRRFGGSSNCWAGWCRPLDPQDFTARAHIPHSGWPFDFAEYLEYLDAASTLCELGEPRFDLGYWRSRLEKPWDEQPDIVDEQLRSGVFQHSPPTRFASRYRAELERSSHSVVVLGANVTRAHLAGRQAVHLIARNLQGAQLEVRARYFVLACGGIENARLLLSLNGTDRPALGNEYDQVGRHFTDHLIFHRQLDVFPTGSAIKAYVDMLPTQHPDRPHAVTPWLGMTTRIQEAERLSNTTLRFDRPQPLSDDEVDTRTVWNGLASSQQRESDGSSIPERMTAVFISEILPNPDSRVTLAEESDALGMPRARITWRISPADIDSIRRSAERIGRTLWRLGLARPGPVRVPDPDTLDNRSFWIGNHHYGTTRMSDNPRHGVVDKNGRVHSLDNLYVTGRSIFPTTGAATPTLSIVMLALRLANHLEQRFKVEH; this is encoded by the coding sequence ATGAGCCTGGCATCGATCGAGGCGCTGACCGGCACACCGGCACTCGATACCGACGTCTGTATCGTCGGTGCCGGTCCAGCTGGCATCGCATTGGCTTTGCGACTGGATGCGCTTCAGATTCGCTCCGTCGTCCTCGAAAGTGGCCGAGCAGACGATGATTCAGACACTCAGGCACTGTATCGTACCGATACCGACGGTATCCCCTATTCGGGTGAGCTTACGCGTCGCAGGCGATTCGGCGGCTCGAGCAATTGCTGGGCAGGCTGGTGCCGACCGCTCGACCCTCAGGATTTCACAGCGCGCGCACACATACCACACAGCGGGTGGCCATTCGACTTTGCAGAGTATCTCGAATATCTGGATGCTGCCTCTACCCTATGCGAACTTGGTGAGCCGCGATTTGACCTCGGTTACTGGCGTTCACGTCTGGAGAAACCGTGGGATGAGCAACCGGATATCGTTGACGAACAGTTGCGCAGCGGTGTCTTTCAACATAGCCCGCCGACCCGGTTCGCCTCAAGATACCGCGCGGAACTCGAGCGGTCATCCCACAGCGTCGTGGTGCTTGGTGCCAATGTCACGCGTGCGCATCTAGCCGGCCGCCAAGCCGTTCACCTGATAGCGCGCAACCTCCAGGGCGCACAACTGGAGGTCCGCGCACGGTATTTTGTTCTGGCGTGCGGCGGCATCGAGAACGCTCGGCTCCTGCTCAGTTTGAACGGTACCGATCGGCCTGCCCTGGGCAATGAGTACGACCAGGTTGGACGACACTTCACCGACCATCTGATATTTCACCGGCAACTCGATGTGTTCCCCACCGGCTCGGCGATCAAGGCCTACGTCGATATGCTTCCGACGCAGCACCCGGATCGACCGCACGCAGTCACACCGTGGCTGGGCATGACGACGCGCATCCAGGAAGCGGAGAGGCTCTCGAATACCACGCTACGATTCGATCGCCCACAACCTTTGAGCGACGACGAGGTAGACACAAGAACCGTGTGGAACGGCCTTGCTTCGAGTCAGCAACGTGAGTCTGATGGCTCGTCCATTCCAGAAAGAATGACTGCTGTTTTCATCTCGGAGATCCTGCCCAATCCTGATAGCCGAGTAACGCTCGCTGAAGAAAGCGACGCCCTGGGTATGCCGCGGGCGCGAATCACGTGGCGGATTTCACCAGCCGATATCGACTCCATACGTCGATCGGCCGAGCGGATTGGCCGGACACTTTGGCGTCTCGGACTGGCGCGACCCGGCCCGGTTCGTGTCCCTGACCCCGATACATTGGACAATCGATCTTTCTGGATCGGCAACCACCACTACGGGACGACCCGAATGTCCGACAATCCGCGACACGGTGTCGTCGACAAAAATGGCCGTGTGCATAGCCTTGACAATCTCTACGTCACTGGCCGTTCCATTTTCCCCACTACGGGAGCCGCAACGCCCACCCTTAGCATCGTGATGCTGGCTTTGCGACTGGCCAACCATCTCGAGCAGCGATTCAAAGTTGAGCACTAG
- a CDS encoding glycosyltransferase, with amino-acid sequence MYHKVAPDSPTMWWVDVDNFYQQLHALRDRHVVYLDDYDPTNPDHVVITFDGVYRNIHEFAAPLLQRFGFPFELFISGQHIGASNDFDSIEPKAEFAGLEELASMVAMGGRLQWHSHSHINLKGVRDPEAIASELDVADDLRQLDPSGFRWFAYPHGDFDSDLKEAVKNRFVGALSCNQGTDTDRYALNRETATNELRLRKQSVSVVIASYNYGAYLVEAIESVLRQTVPPDEILISDDHSTDDTWMIAQDFARRYPDLIRVNRNEENLGIINHFNKAIRLTHGDYVCILGADNRFRSDFLERTSALLGTDPNMSVAYTDVALFGPRADQVAADQIKLWPGRKVANKFWIIQYPEFDEAARHLLKERNFIHGSSLFRRAAFEAVGGYQDAKPLPEDYNLFRRFIDAGWSAGHLALPLLEYRQHSRDQANIQANSEALMHHYREGIRQYQEQLATLRNYIEQTHASVAWKIAAPVRVFEHFVRRRLDKWKKQV; translated from the coding sequence ATGTATCACAAAGTGGCTCCGGACTCGCCGACGATGTGGTGGGTGGATGTCGATAACTTTTACCAGCAGTTACATGCGCTGCGGGATAGGCATGTTGTTTATCTAGACGATTACGATCCGACAAACCCGGACCACGTGGTCATCACGTTCGACGGTGTTTATAGGAACATCCACGAGTTTGCTGCCCCACTACTGCAGCGATTTGGGTTTCCGTTCGAGCTTTTCATCTCTGGACAGCACATCGGGGCCAGCAACGACTTTGACAGCATCGAACCGAAAGCCGAGTTTGCGGGGTTGGAAGAGCTCGCATCGATGGTCGCCATGGGCGGGCGGCTGCAATGGCACAGCCACAGCCACATCAATCTGAAAGGTGTTCGAGACCCGGAGGCAATCGCGAGTGAATTGGATGTCGCAGACGATCTGCGTCAATTGGATCCGTCCGGATTCCGTTGGTTTGCCTACCCGCATGGCGACTTCGATAGCGATCTCAAAGAGGCCGTAAAAAATCGCTTTGTCGGCGCCCTGTCCTGCAACCAGGGCACCGATACCGATCGATATGCATTGAACCGTGAGACTGCAACGAACGAATTGCGACTGCGCAAGCAATCGGTGTCTGTCGTTATTGCATCATACAATTACGGAGCTTACCTGGTCGAAGCGATTGAATCGGTGCTTCGCCAGACGGTCCCGCCGGACGAGATTCTGATAAGCGACGATCATTCAACCGATGACACATGGATGATTGCTCAGGATTTTGCACGCAGATATCCCGACTTGATCCGTGTAAATAGAAACGAGGAGAACCTCGGCATCATCAATCATTTCAACAAAGCGATCCGACTGACGCACGGCGACTATGTCTGCATTCTCGGAGCAGACAATCGGTTTCGCAGCGACTTTCTCGAGCGTACTTCGGCTTTGCTCGGTACCGACCCGAACATGTCGGTCGCATACACCGACGTTGCACTCTTTGGACCACGAGCCGATCAGGTTGCTGCCGATCAGATAAAGCTTTGGCCTGGAAGAAAGGTCGCGAACAAGTTTTGGATCATCCAGTACCCTGAATTCGACGAAGCCGCGCGTCACCTGCTAAAGGAGCGAAATTTTATTCATGGCTCGTCGCTCTTCCGGCGCGCTGCATTTGAAGCAGTCGGTGGTTACCAGGATGCAAAGCCGTTGCCCGAGGACTACAACCTGTTTCGTCGCTTCATCGATGCTGGATGGAGCGCAGGCCACCTTGCTCTCCCACTGCTTGAATACCGTCAGCACTCTCGCGATCAAGCCAACATCCAGGCGAACTCGGAAGCTTTGATGCATCACTATCGGGAAGGGATTCGGCAGTATCAGGAACAATTAGCAACACTGCGGAACTATATCGAGCAGACCCACGCCTCGGTGGCGTGGAAAATCGCCGCACCCGTACGCGTATTCGAACATTTTGTGCGACGGCGGCTGGACAAGTGGAAAAAGCAAGTCTGA
- a CDS encoding ABC transporter ATP-binding protein — translation MPSRDLAISVRNVSKAYRLFAHPGDRVKQFFSLGFRRYYQEFTALDQVSFDVKKGETIGVIGHNGSGKSTLLQILSGIIRPTKGEVRTQGQISALLELGAGFNPEFTGRENVFFQGALMGQSVSEVRARFDDIAQLANIGQFMDQPVRTYSSGMFVRLAFAVAVTIKPDILIVDEALSVGDIVFQAQGIKRMRELIEGGGTLILVSHDMNAIKGLCDRVLFLDRGRLIDDGPSGPICDEYLMQHLVGSAQHEVAEINGMQQIRRSGGTGQAKVVAARIECEPDGVAAYGNNLALHIRLQAASALPKVVVAFYLRDAQQFDVLGTNTTYEDLSITELDEGEFVDIVFRFRNPLRAGLYSVTVILSDDAVDSKFFYDWVDGACHFESIDTPGQRRWAMTCPAIDVQLERQRAPMKMVSSGLSANTRE, via the coding sequence ATGCCATCTAGAGACCTCGCCATCTCTGTTCGCAACGTGTCGAAAGCCTACCGTCTGTTCGCGCATCCCGGGGATCGTGTCAAACAGTTCTTCAGCCTGGGATTCCGACGCTACTACCAAGAGTTCACTGCGCTGGATCAGGTCTCATTCGACGTTAAGAAAGGCGAGACAATAGGCGTGATCGGGCACAACGGATCGGGCAAGAGCACCTTGCTCCAGATACTGAGCGGCATTATCCGGCCTACGAAGGGCGAGGTCCGCACACAGGGCCAGATCTCCGCACTGCTCGAGTTGGGCGCCGGATTCAATCCCGAGTTCACAGGCCGGGAGAACGTTTTTTTTCAAGGTGCCTTGATGGGCCAGAGCGTATCAGAGGTGCGCGCGCGTTTTGACGATATCGCCCAGTTGGCAAACATCGGGCAGTTCATGGATCAGCCTGTCCGAACCTACTCCAGTGGCATGTTCGTACGACTCGCCTTCGCCGTTGCGGTTACGATCAAACCCGACATCCTTATCGTGGACGAAGCACTGTCCGTTGGCGACATCGTATTTCAGGCTCAAGGCATAAAGCGAATGCGCGAACTCATCGAAGGTGGCGGCACCTTGATCTTGGTTTCGCACGATATGAACGCGATAAAGGGCCTTTGTGATCGCGTCTTGTTCCTCGACCGCGGACGGCTGATCGATGATGGCCCCAGCGGACCAATCTGCGACGAGTACCTGATGCAGCACCTGGTGGGCTCGGCGCAACACGAAGTGGCCGAAATCAACGGAATGCAGCAGATTCGCCGATCCGGGGGGACTGGGCAAGCCAAAGTGGTAGCGGCACGTATCGAGTGCGAACCCGATGGCGTCGCCGCATACGGGAATAACCTCGCTCTGCACATCCGGCTACAGGCAGCGTCCGCGCTGCCGAAGGTTGTAGTGGCTTTCTATCTGCGCGACGCACAGCAGTTCGATGTGTTGGGGACAAACACCACTTATGAGGATCTGTCAATTACTGAACTCGACGAAGGCGAATTCGTGGATATCGTTTTTCGTTTTCGAAACCCACTACGGGCCGGTCTCTACAGCGTGACCGTCATACTCTCCGATGATGCCGTCGACTCCAAGTTTTTCTATGACTGGGTCGACGGGGCTTGCCATTTCGAGAGCATCGACACCCCCGGTCAAAGGCGTTGGGCAATGACATGCCCGGCAATTGACGTGCAACTTGAGCGACAGCGGGCACCGATGAAAATGGTGTCCAGCGGGCTTTCGGCGAACACAAGAGAATGA
- a CDS encoding hydrolase, with protein MPLIHSRFRPAWWLRSAHAQTLWPALLRRRPRLQVTWERLELDDGDFLDLAWSGPDDAPIVMLFHGLQGSIHSHYAGALMHHLNRQGLRACLMHFRGCSGVPNRLPISYHSGKTDDPQRLLEHIAAVSGGPPFAAVGVSLGGNVLLKWLGEQGPASPLRRAAALSVPFRLDAAADRLQHGLSRLYQRHLVTSMQAAYRRKFSRMSSPLDVDVGRLTTFRLFDDQVTAALHGFDGVDDYYSRCSSRPFIANIRVPTLILHAQDDPFMFPDTPPASDELPENVFLELTPHGGHAGFIGGRLPGWPDYYAERRIAQWIAAD; from the coding sequence GTGCCGCTGATTCACAGCCGGTTCCGACCCGCCTGGTGGTTGCGCAGCGCGCACGCGCAGACGCTGTGGCCGGCGTTGCTGCGCCGCAGGCCACGCCTGCAAGTCACCTGGGAACGGCTCGAACTCGATGACGGGGACTTTCTCGATCTCGCCTGGTCCGGCCCGGACGACGCGCCCATCGTGATGCTGTTTCACGGTCTGCAGGGCAGCATCCATTCCCACTACGCCGGGGCGTTGATGCACCACCTCAACCGCCAGGGGCTGCGCGCCTGCCTGATGCATTTTCGCGGCTGCAGCGGCGTCCCCAATCGACTTCCGATCAGCTACCACAGTGGCAAGACCGACGACCCGCAGCGCCTGCTCGAACACATCGCCGCCGTCAGCGGTGGCCCGCCGTTCGCGGCAGTCGGGGTGTCACTCGGCGGCAACGTGCTGTTGAAATGGCTGGGCGAACAAGGGCCCGCATCGCCGCTGCGCCGTGCCGCGGCCCTCTCGGTGCCGTTCCGCCTGGACGCCGCTGCCGACCGTCTGCAACATGGCCTGTCGCGCCTCTACCAACGCCACCTGGTCACGAGCATGCAGGCGGCCTACCGGCGCAAGTTCTCGCGCATGTCATCGCCGCTGGACGTGGACGTGGGGCGGCTCACCACCTTCCGCCTGTTCGACGACCAGGTCACCGCGGCGTTGCACGGATTCGACGGCGTGGACGACTACTACAGCCGGTGCAGCAGTCGCCCGTTCATCGCGAACATCCGCGTGCCGACATTGATCCTGCACGCACAGGACGATCCGTTCATGTTCCCGGACACGCCGCCGGCATCCGACGAACTGCCCGAAAACGTCTTTCTGGAACTCACGCCACACGGTGGCCACGCCGGATTCATCGGCGGTCGCCTGCCGGGCTGGCCCGACTACTACGCCGAACGGCGGATCGCGCAATGGATCGCCGCGGACTGA
- a CDS encoding M23 family metallopeptidase — MFWVAVLGLSMTGVAAAETADAQPPVAISGQLVQGGLAFGSTHPGSRVFQDGVPLRVSANGDFLLGFTRDAPATSDLRVVMPDGGVVERTLQVAAREYQIQRIDGLPPGKVSPRSPADLARIRRDTAAVKEARRRDDDRQDFAGGFVWPVTGPITGVYGSQRILNGEPRRPHFGVDIAAPVGTAVYAPAPGIVTLAEPDMFFSGGTLILDHGYRLSSSFLHLHKLHVRTGDRVERGDLIAEVGATGRVTGAHLDWRMNLRDRRIDPQLLVPPMPDTAALESASAGSRP; from the coding sequence ATGTTTTGGGTGGCCGTGTTGGGCCTGTCGATGACCGGGGTGGCGGCGGCTGAAACAGCTGACGCGCAGCCCCCGGTGGCCATTTCCGGTCAGCTGGTGCAGGGCGGCCTGGCGTTCGGGTCGACGCACCCGGGGAGCCGTGTCTTTCAGGATGGCGTACCGCTGAGAGTCAGCGCCAATGGCGACTTCCTGCTCGGGTTCACACGCGATGCGCCGGCGACGTCAGACCTGCGCGTCGTGATGCCGGACGGCGGGGTCGTCGAGCGCACCCTGCAGGTGGCTGCGCGCGAGTACCAGATCCAGCGCATCGATGGCCTGCCACCGGGCAAGGTGAGCCCGCGCAGCCCGGCGGATCTCGCCCGGATCCGGCGCGACACGGCGGCCGTCAAGGAGGCGCGCCGGCGCGACGATGACCGGCAGGATTTCGCCGGTGGTTTCGTCTGGCCGGTGACAGGCCCGATCACCGGCGTGTACGGCAGTCAGCGCATCCTCAACGGCGAGCCCCGTCGACCGCATTTCGGCGTCGATATCGCCGCGCCGGTGGGCACCGCGGTATATGCCCCGGCGCCGGGCATCGTGACGCTGGCCGAACCGGATATGTTCTTCTCCGGCGGCACCCTGATCCTCGATCACGGCTACCGGCTGAGTTCGAGCTTCCTGCATCTGCACAAGCTCCACGTGCGCACCGGGGATCGCGTCGAGCGCGGTGACCTGATCGCCGAGGTCGGGGCGACCGGCCGCGTCACCGGGGCCCATCTGGACTGGCGGATGAATCTGCGTGACCGGCGCATCGACCCGCAGTTGCTGGTGCCGCCGATGCCCGACACCGCCGCGTTGGAGAGTGCCTCGGCGGGTAGTCGGCCATAA
- a CDS encoding TolC family outer membrane protein has product MKRVAMLILLAVAVGRVEAQDLLATYEFASTNDPSLRAARATRDANLEALPLARSQLLPLVTLSGEATYNNRDVRDSAAGSFTDDYPAGNAGIRLTQPIYRKDLSIQRDQAEDQVAQAAVDYATAEQDLIVRVTQAYFGVLSALDTLTFTDADVKAIARQLDQAKQRFDVGLIAITDVNEAQARYDQARADSIVAQNDLDDAIESLSEITGVPTGTLALLQKGVELKEPDPGSLDEWTAMALKNNPGIISAQYDAEIAKKEIERQDAGDSPALDLVGSYTMARTGANNGTDVNDALVGLQLSMPLYTGGGVAAATRQARYRYEAAQEVLEQRRRAIQTQVRNAYRGVLASISRVRALEATEVSAKSALEATEAGFEVGTRTLVDVLNSQRELFRARRDLALSRYDYILNMLSLRQAAGTLDAQDVRAANAWLE; this is encoded by the coding sequence ATGAAACGCGTTGCAATGTTGATCCTTCTGGCAGTCGCTGTCGGCCGGGTGGAGGCCCAGGACCTGCTGGCGACCTATGAATTCGCCAGCACCAACGATCCGTCACTGCGTGCCGCGCGCGCGACCCGCGACGCGAATCTGGAGGCACTGCCGTTGGCGCGCTCGCAGTTGCTGCCGCTGGTGACGCTGAGCGGCGAAGCCACGTACAACAACCGCGACGTGCGAGACTCGGCGGCGGGTTCCTTCACCGACGACTATCCCGCGGGCAATGCCGGCATCCGGCTTACCCAGCCGATCTATCGCAAGGATCTCTCCATCCAGCGCGACCAGGCCGAAGACCAGGTCGCGCAGGCGGCGGTCGACTACGCGACTGCGGAGCAGGATCTGATCGTACGTGTCACGCAGGCCTATTTCGGCGTCTTGTCCGCGCTGGACACGCTGACGTTCACCGATGCGGACGTCAAAGCGATCGCCCGGCAGCTCGACCAGGCCAAGCAGCGGTTCGATGTCGGCCTGATCGCGATTACCGACGTCAACGAGGCACAGGCGCGATACGACCAGGCGCGCGCCGATTCGATCGTGGCGCAGAACGATCTCGACGACGCGATCGAGTCGCTTTCCGAGATCACCGGTGTGCCCACGGGCACGCTGGCGCTGCTTCAGAAGGGGGTGGAGCTCAAGGAACCGGACCCCGGCAGCCTCGACGAATGGACGGCGATGGCGCTGAAGAACAACCCGGGGATCATCTCCGCCCAGTACGACGCCGAGATCGCCAAGAAGGAGATCGAGCGGCAGGATGCCGGGGATTCGCCCGCGCTGGATCTGGTCGGCTCATACACCATGGCGCGCACGGGTGCCAACAACGGTACCGACGTCAACGACGCCCTGGTCGGTCTGCAGCTGAGCATGCCGCTGTATACCGGTGGCGGGGTCGCTGCGGCGACGCGTCAGGCACGTTACCGCTACGAGGCGGCGCAGGAGGTGCTGGAACAGCGACGCCGGGCGATCCAGACCCAGGTCCGCAACGCATACCGCGGCGTGCTTGCCAGCATCAGCCGCGTGCGTGCGCTGGAGGCCACCGAGGTGTCGGCGAAGAGCGCGCTGGAGGCCACCGAGGCGGGCTTCGAGGTCGGCACCCGTACCCTGGTCGATGTGCTCAACAGCCAGCGGGAACTGTTCCGTGCCAGGCGCGACCTGGCATTGTCGCGTTACGACTACATCCTGAACATGCTGTCGCTGCGCCAGGCCGCGGGGACGCTGGATGCGCAAGACGTGCGGGCGGCAAATGCCTGGCTGGAATGA
- a CDS encoding glycosyltransferase family 2 protein → MQQDIELSIILPALNEARSLETLLPELRQAFPEAEIIVVDDGSDDHTTATCSRFECRVVSNPYRMGNGAAIKRGARAANGRNLAMIDADGQHTAAHLVRLWRRFKSADLDMVVGARRAADHASGFRRLGNFTFNRLASWMTGQRILDLTSGLRICRAHRFREFLHLLPNGFSYPTTSTMAFFRSGYTVAYEPIDVQRREGRSHLKIWREGVRFLVIIFKIGALYSPLKLFLPVSIFLFTGATALYAYTYFDQGRFTNMSALLYMTGLLTFLIGIVSEQITNLMFARRERE, encoded by the coding sequence GTGCAGCAAGACATCGAACTGAGCATCATCCTGCCGGCGCTGAACGAGGCACGCAGCCTGGAGACGCTCCTGCCCGAGTTACGCCAGGCGTTCCCTGAGGCGGAGATCATCGTTGTCGATGACGGCTCGGATGACCACACGACCGCTACGTGCAGCCGATTCGAATGCCGTGTGGTCAGCAATCCCTACCGGATGGGAAATGGTGCGGCGATCAAGCGCGGCGCACGGGCGGCAAACGGCCGAAATCTGGCGATGATCGATGCCGATGGCCAGCACACGGCCGCTCACCTGGTCCGCCTGTGGCGGCGATTCAAGTCCGCCGACCTGGATATGGTCGTCGGCGCCCGGCGGGCGGCCGATCATGCGAGTGGTTTTCGCCGCCTGGGCAATTTCACGTTCAACCGGTTGGCAAGCTGGATGACCGGGCAGCGGATCCTCGACCTGACCAGCGGACTCCGCATCTGCCGCGCCCATCGTTTCCGCGAGTTCCTGCATCTCCTGCCGAATGGATTTTCGTACCCCACGACCAGCACGATGGCATTCTTCCGGTCCGGCTACACGGTCGCGTACGAACCGATCGATGTGCAGCGACGCGAGGGGCGAAGTCACCTCAAGATCTGGCGCGAAGGTGTACGCTTCCTGGTCATCATTTTCAAGATCGGGGCGCTGTACTCACCACTCAAACTGTTCCTGCCGGTGAGCATCTTTCTGTTTACCGGTGCGACGGCGCTGTACGCATACACCTATTTCGACCAGGGCCGCTTCACCAACATGAGCGCGCTGCTGTACATGACCGGGCTGCTGACGTTCCTGATCGGCATTGTCTCCGAGCAGATCACCAATCTCATGTTCGCGCGCCGCGAACGCGAATAG
- a CDS encoding ABC transporter ATP-binding protein, which translates to MIARHRRELVAANLVAVLGALAAVPVPLLIPLLVDEVLLDQPAAAVGTMNALFPEAWHGPALYILAILALTLLLRLFTLVFNVWQTREFTLIAKDVIFSIRRTLLQRLERFSMAEYETLGSSTVASHLVTDLDAIDQFVSQSTSKFIVAVLSVIGTALVLLWMHWQLALFILLLNPVVIYLTTVFGRRVKSLKARENSAYQAFQESLAETLDAIQQIRASNRERHYVQRVITAAGRIRDHSASFTWKSDAANRLSFMVFLFGFDLFRALSMFMVLYSNLTIGEMLAVYAYLWFMMTPVQEILNIQYAYQAAKAALARINQLMDVGLEPHYPNLVDPFHGKQTTSIRIEDVCFRYGEGPPVLKDLNLRIAAGEKVALVGASGGGKTTLVQILLGLYLPERGQVYFDDVPVTQIGLDVVRDNVATVLQHPALFNDSIRGNLTLGRPIDEQRLWRALRIAQLDEVVRALPNGLDTVVGRGGIRLSGGQRQRLAVARMVLSDPKIVILDEATSALDTTTEQRLHGALREFLSGRTTLIVAHRLSAVRQADRALVFEDGRIVEEGSHEELMRSDGLYASLYQHAES; encoded by the coding sequence ATGATCGCGCGGCATCGCCGCGAACTGGTCGCCGCGAACCTGGTCGCGGTACTCGGCGCACTGGCGGCCGTGCCGGTGCCGCTGCTGATACCCTTGCTGGTCGACGAGGTCCTCCTCGACCAACCGGCGGCAGCGGTCGGCACGATGAACGCGCTGTTTCCCGAGGCATGGCACGGACCGGCTCTGTACATCCTCGCAATCCTCGCACTGACCCTGCTGCTCCGCCTGTTTACCCTGGTGTTCAACGTCTGGCAGACGCGTGAATTCACGCTGATCGCCAAGGACGTGATCTTCAGCATCCGACGCACCCTGCTGCAGCGCCTGGAACGTTTCTCGATGGCCGAGTACGAAACGCTCGGCAGCAGCACGGTCGCCTCGCACCTGGTCACCGACCTCGACGCCATCGACCAGTTTGTCTCGCAGTCCACCAGCAAGTTCATCGTAGCCGTGTTGAGCGTGATCGGCACCGCGCTGGTGTTGTTGTGGATGCACTGGCAGCTCGCGCTGTTCATCCTGCTGCTCAATCCTGTCGTGATCTACCTGACCACGGTGTTCGGGCGGCGCGTGAAATCGTTGAAGGCGCGCGAGAACTCGGCTTACCAGGCGTTCCAGGAATCACTCGCCGAGACCCTCGACGCCATCCAGCAGATCCGCGCAAGCAACCGCGAACGCCACTATGTGCAGCGCGTGATCACGGCCGCGGGGCGTATCCGTGACCATTCCGCGAGTTTCACCTGGAAGAGCGATGCCGCGAACCGCCTGTCGTTCATGGTGTTCCTGTTTGGCTTCGACCTGTTCCGCGCCCTGTCGATGTTCATGGTGCTGTATTCCAATCTGACGATCGGCGAGATGCTCGCGGTCTACGCCTACCTGTGGTTCATGATGACGCCCGTGCAGGAGATCCTGAACATTCAGTACGCCTACCAGGCCGCCAAGGCCGCGCTCGCCCGGATCAACCAGCTGATGGACGTCGGGCTGGAGCCGCACTATCCGAACCTGGTGGATCCGTTTCACGGCAAGCAGACCACCAGCATCCGCATCGAGGACGTCTGCTTTCGCTACGGTGAGGGCCCGCCGGTGCTCAAGGACCTCAATCTGCGGATTGCCGCCGGCGAGAAAGTCGCGCTGGTCGGGGCCAGCGGCGGCGGCAAGACCACCCTGGTCCAGATACTGCTCGGTCTCTACCTGCCCGAACGCGGCCAGGTGTACTTCGATGACGTACCGGTGACCCAGATCGGCCTGGACGTCGTGCGCGACAACGTAGCGACGGTGTTGCAGCACCCCGCCCTGTTCAACGACAGCATACGGGGCAACCTCACGCTCGGCCGACCGATCGACGAACAGCGGCTTTGGCGCGCACTGCGGATCGCGCAACTCGACGAGGTCGTGCGTGCGTTGCCGAACGGACTCGATACCGTGGTCGGACGCGGCGGCATCCGCCTGTCCGGGGGGCAGCGCCAGCGGCTGGCGGTGGCACGGATGGTGTTGAGCGATCCGAAAATCGTCATCCTCGACGAGGCGACCTCGGCGCTCGACACCACCACTGAACAGCGCCTGCACGGCGCGCTGCGCGAGTTCCTCAGTGGACGGACGACGTTGATCGTCGCGCACCGCCTCAGCGCCGTGCGTCAGGCCGATCGCGCGCTGGTATTCGAGGACGGACGCATCGTCGAGGAAGGCAGCCACGAGGAACTGATGCGCAGCGACGGCCTGTACGCCAGCCTGTACCAGCACGCGGAATCGTGA
- a CDS encoding class I SAM-dependent methyltransferase, with the protein MQSEQELDAWHEKQDPWNYESTPDDQIRKSMLLNELPARQYDRVLDIGCGQGYVTRDLPGRSVMGVDISGEAIDKAQAVANERVSFLRASLFELPKKVSGPFDLIVITGVLYPQYIGNAATLVYGIADDLLASDGVLASVHIDARYRARFPYLMLKELFYPYREYTHRLEIYIK; encoded by the coding sequence ATGCAATCCGAACAGGAACTTGATGCCTGGCACGAAAAGCAGGACCCTTGGAATTACGAAAGCACGCCGGACGACCAGATTCGGAAGTCAATGCTGCTCAATGAGCTGCCTGCCAGACAGTATGATCGCGTATTGGATATTGGATGCGGACAAGGTTACGTCACGCGCGACCTGCCGGGCCGATCCGTCATGGGCGTAGACATTTCTGGCGAAGCAATCGACAAAGCGCAAGCAGTGGCAAATGAACGGGTCAGTTTTCTTCGTGCCTCGCTGTTTGAACTGCCGAAAAAAGTTTCTGGCCCGTTCGACCTGATCGTCATAACCGGAGTCCTCTATCCACAATATATCGGCAATGCGGCCACCCTCGTCTATGGCATTGCGGACGACCTCCTCGCTTCTGATGGTGTTCTGGCATCCGTACACATCGATGCCCGCTACCGGGCTCGATTCCCCTATCTCATGCTGAAGGAGCTTTTTTATCCGTATCGTGAATATACCCATCGCCTGGAGATATACATCAAGTGA